The Tigriopus californicus strain San Diego chromosome 5, Tcal_SD_v2.1, whole genome shotgun sequence genome includes a region encoding these proteins:
- the LOC131880049 gene encoding uncharacterized protein LOC131880049 has protein sequence MGGLLSTLFASFATWIRPTSSRRGPRAPANSGNLFRVPGSLPTHGYDQEDSVTLDIRRHNRAQLEWAFNTFDTDNSGTICRSELRDVLRALGHNPSEDQVNDLMARADENGSGALDMEEFLKFCDSHFRTFDPESDLFPVFRLLDSRGVGLIQVKHVKDLMAEYPWNKTTRWDLEELFSGKDENESLDFDQFIHLITGVSF, from the exons ATGGGTGGGTTGTTGAGCACCCTGTTCGCTTCCTTCGCCACATGGATCCGCCCCACCTCGTCCAGGCGTGGTCCCCGTGCTCCAGCTAACTCTGGAAACCTCTTCAGAGTCCCAGGATCCCTGCCCACCCATG gaTACGATCAGGAAGATTCTGTCACTTTGGATATCCGACGTCATAATCGAGCCCAACTTGAATGGGCCTTCAACACTTTTGACACGGACAATTCTGGCACGATTTGTCGCTCCGAACTTCGTGACGTCCTACGAGCTTTGGGCCATAACCCGAGTGAGGATCAAGTCAACGACCTTATGGCTCGG GCCGACGAGAATGGCTCAGGTGCTTTGGATATGGAGGAGTTCCTCAAGTTTTGCGATTCTCATTTCCGGACTTTCGACCCTGAATCTGATCTTTTCCCAGTGTTTCGGCTTTTAGATTCTCGGGGAGTCGGACTGATTCAA gtaaaacatgtcaaagaTCTCATGGCAGAGTATCCCTGGAATAAGACCACCCGATGGGATTTGGAGGAGCTCTTCAGTGGGAAAGATGAAAACGAATCGTTagattttgaccaattcaTCCACCTGATAACCGGAGTCTCGTTCTGA
- the LOC131880048 gene encoding uncharacterized protein LOC131880048, with translation MRAFLCLLSLASAALASDKPWRLPEIAKSHQEKNQTLDCYDLRAFGGKHVTFTENTFDLATYEFDDMISSCCFYGIWIFYDEPDYNMNNLDAAVYLKWGENACYTVDTEFNNRASSIRLAGAPDDYKQDSLNLYEGRLFMGKEQYFDEDAPQITEKNLGASAIVSGCSPWTIYADANYQGESICLQPRTDTPDCYPTFFFEPAEIGPLASNVSSIRRGCFAKNKRFGRTL, from the exons ATGAGGGCTTTTCTTTGCTTGTTGTCCTTGGCCTCGGCAGCCTTGGCTTCTGATAAACCATGGAGGCTGCCAGAAATAGCAAAGtctcatcaagaaaaaaaccagaCCTTGGATTGTTACGATTTACGAGCTTTTGGTGGAAAACATGTTACATTCACCGAAAATACCTTCGACTTGGCTACTTACGAATTTGACGACATGATTAGCTCGTGCTGCTTTTATGGGATCTGGATTTTCTACGACGAACCTGATTACAACATGAACAACTTGGAC GCTGCTGTTTATTTGAAATGGGGCGAAAATGCTTGCTACACGGTAGACACCGAATTCAACAATAGAGCATCCTCAATCCGGTTAGCTGGAGCTCCTGATGATTACAAGCAAGATTCCCTTAATTTGTATGAAGGAAGATTATTCATGGGAAAAGAACAATACTTTGATGAAGATGCTCCTCAAATTACCGAGAAGAATCTGGGAGC ATCCGCAATAGTAAGTGGGTGCTCCCCTTGGACCATCTATGCGGATGCTAACTATCAAGGCGAATCCATATGTTTGCAACCTAGGACGGACACACCCGATTGTTACCCGACCTTCTTTTTCGAACCCGCTGAAATTGGTCCCTTGGCCTCCAACGTATCAAGCATTAGGAGAGGATGCTTTGCCAAGAATAAACGGTTTGGACGAACTCTTTAA
- the LOC131880176 gene encoding uncharacterized protein LOC131880176: MRKHLYVLMCFFFIASGLGKPLQSYDFLRQLGRPAWITQDSNRPLDEPKLISSIPKISKKYVNGIPVETENGPAIISMDKLLPYLRKVQPNIDINTVDKTSTEWNNLMLKYLLAMKKNGYDIREMSNGPNFEDASSRVRFLRVY, translated from the exons atgagaaaacatCTTTATGTTTTAATGTGTTTCTTCTTTATTGCATCAG GACTTGGAAAACCATTGCAA AGCTATGACTTCCTTCGTCAATTGGGGAGACCTGCGTGGATCACCCAAGATTCAAATCGACCCTTGGATGAACCCAAGCTCATCAGCTCTATTCCCAAAATCtccaaaaaatatgtaaacGGCATACCTGTAGAAACCGAG AATGGACCAGCCATCATTTCAATGGACAAGCTTCTACCCTATTTACGCAAGGTTCAACCCAACATCGACATCAATACTGTTGACAAAACCTCGACGGAGTGGAACAACCTGATGTTGAAGTATCTGTTGGCCATGAAGAAAAATGGCTACGACATCCGAGAAATGAGCAATGGTCCCAACTTCGAGGATGCCTCTTCTCGAGTCAGATTTCTCAGAGTCTATTAA
- the LOC131880173 gene encoding hexosaminidase D-like, whose translation MFVRRKLVGFFTVLILFVVVATVDHYFYLEPGPREHKPKRHPQAHESADLEEGEVPKMHLHAGAAPGEITINENTDLRDPVEVSVADEVSHAVRDRRVGFIPTEPVATSASRMDQKRKDQSDGSLEIDDSNTPDLNSDGTRYIPRRRVVHLDLKGAPPKISYFKTLFPLLQSAGATHLLVEYEDMFPFWGPLKNLTAHNAYTKNDVQNLRNFAAKNNLEIIPLVQTFGHLELALKQEEFKDLREVSEHPQSICPSKDKSWTFITEVIDQVLEMHPKSNWLHIGCDEVYQLGQCSVCSEKIARANNDPDVKYHQDGRSIFLEHVHRVGKYVRESKHVIPIIWDDMLRTIPPVTLLDSGVGDVVEPMIWVYIEDVDRFVDPLTWNSFGQVFTHVWTASAYKGAFGERLYATNIQRHVGNHLAWQEVMRRESQNGNRINFRGIVLTGWSRYDHFAVLCELLPVSVPSLVLNLVILNEGGHSFEATRRSHRLLQCNGQKTMMTPEELLRNPVQWDLHRCRFPGSNLFSLLSSYDMNKKEVESLYERITKRDGWMSDYSVRHHFASPSRVMDTMRSVHYLPNSLRSMEAQFKDTLLQYFDSYTTDEWIEQHILPLHEMVNELVERSKALTDRSAWPRRPLVSSAQSPKST comes from the coding sequence ATGTTCGTCCGGAGGAAGTTGGTGGGCTTTTTCACCGTGTTGATTCTGTTTGTAGTAGTGGCCACCGTGGATCACTATTTCTACCTGGAACCCGGCCCCCGTGAGCACAAGCCCAAGAGGCACCCGCAGGCCCATGAGAGTGCCGACCTTGAGGAAGGAGAGGTACCCAAGATGCATTTACACGCGGGGGCCGCACCCGGGGAGATTACTATCAACGAAAACACGGATCTCAGAGATCCGGTGGAAGTCTCTGTAGCTGATGAGGTGAGCCATGCGGTGCGAGACCGCCGCGTTGGATTCATTCCCACCGAACCTGTCGCCACAAGTGCTTCCAGAAtggatcaaaaaagaaaagaccaGAGTGACGGAAGCCTTGAGATCGACGACTCCAATACGCCGGACTTGAATAGCGATGGCACAAGATACATTCCACGGCGACGGGTAGTTCATTTGGATCTCAAAGGAGCCCCTCCTAAAATATCGTACTTCAAGACTCTGTTCCCTTTGCTTCAATCTGCAGGAGCAACTCACTTGTTGGTAGAATATGAAGATATGTTCCCATTCTGGGGACCACTGAAGAATCTCACCGCGCACAATGCGTACACTAAGAATGATGTGCAAAACCTTCGGAACTTTGCTGCCAAGAACAATCTGGAGATAATTCCATTGGTCCAAACTTTTGGCCATCTGGAACTGGCATTGAAGCAAGAAGAGTTCAAAGACCTTCGCGAGGTGTCCGAACATCCTCAGTCCATTTGCCCATCCAAGGATAAGAGTTGGACTTTCATTACAGAAGTCATCGATCAAGTCCTCGAGATGCATCCCAAGTCCAATTGGTTGCACATTGGATGCGACGAGGTTTATCAACTAGGTCAGTGCTCGGTGTGTTCAGAGAAAATTGCCAGAGCCAACAACGACCCCGATGTGAAATATCATCAAGACGGTCGCAGTATTTTTCTGGAACACGTTCATCGGGTGGGAAAATATGTCAGGGAATCCAAACACGTGATCCCAATCATTTGGGACGACATGCTTCGAACCATCCCTCCCGTGACATTACTGGATTCCGGAGTCGGCGACGTGGTAGAGCCCATGATTTGGGTCTACATTGAGGACGTGGACCGATTTGTGGATCCCTTAACATGGAACTCGTTCGGTCAGGTGTTCACTCATGTGTGGACCGCCAGTGCTTATAAAGGGGCCTTTGGCGAGCGATTATATGCAACCAATATTCAGCGGCATGTCGGCAACCATTTGGCATGGCAAGAGGTCATGCGCCGGGAGAGTCAAAATGGCAATCGTATTAACTTCCGAGGTATTGTCCTCACTGGCTGGTCCCGTTACGACCACTTTGCAGTCCTCTGTGAGCTCTTGCCCGTCAGTGTTCCATCATTGGTCCTCAACCTGGTGATCCTCAACGAAGGTGGTCACAGCTTTGAGGCCACCCGTCGGAGTCATCGACTCCTCCAATGCAATGGACAGAAGACAATGATGACGCCGGAGGAGTTGCTCCGCAATCCCGTCCAATGGGATCTGCACCGCTGTCGATTCCCAGGATCCAACCTATTCAGCTTGCTCAGTTCCTACGACATGAACAAGAAAGAAGTGGAATCTCTTTACGAACGGATCACCAAGAGGGACGGCTGGATGTCCGACTATAGTGTGCGGCATCACTTTGCCTCGCCGTCACGGGTGATGGACACCATGCGGAGTGTCCATTACTTGCCCAATTCACTCCGGAGCATGGAGGCACAGTTCAAAGACACGCTCTTGCAATACTTTGACTCGTATACCACGGATGAGTGGATCGAGCAGCACATTCTTCCGCTCCATGAGATGGTCAATGAGCTCGTGGAGAGGTCCAAAGCTCTGACGGACCGAAGTGCGTGGCCTCGGAGGCCGCTAGTATCTAGTGCGCAGTCTCCGAAGTCAACTTAG